One window from the genome of Calderihabitans maritimus encodes:
- a CDS encoding anti-sigma factor domain-containing protein, whose protein sequence is MKTKERKGLILEKTGDKVIILTPDGEFVERSARLVKGEIGDEIYWNTPVRFGGIGRRLLLVAVAVLFFFLLPGIVSHFIWLPVNQEAVAFVSVDINPSIEIALNRQQKVISASAFNDDGRRLLEGLKLKGWVAEKAIAMIIQEAARAGFFQPDQENTVILGVSPGGAEQEWVEKVERKLRNTARQTVEEIQVDALVETVRLTSEDRAQARKLGLSPGKYAIFMEAVASGLKVTVEDMREKSVAHAIKEAGGKVGEVMRRAHWKKNFHRMINKKDTGHDNGASTEPEGFPPKSNYGTNDDLGQQNNLMGPYQTKPAAGKHVYSPGRGRPASPELEKVQKRRLKQRPPKFGSKQKVNHQ, encoded by the coding sequence TTGAAGACAAAGGAACGGAAAGGACTGATTTTGGAAAAAACAGGAGATAAAGTTATAATACTCACGCCTGACGGAGAATTTGTCGAACGTTCTGCCCGCCTGGTCAAGGGAGAAATTGGAGATGAGATTTATTGGAATACACCTGTAAGGTTCGGAGGGATTGGTCGAAGATTACTGTTGGTCGCAGTGGCTGTTCTCTTTTTCTTCCTATTGCCCGGGATTGTTTCCCATTTTATCTGGCTGCCTGTAAATCAGGAGGCAGTAGCCTTTGTGAGCGTAGATATTAATCCTAGTATAGAGATTGCCTTAAATCGTCAGCAAAAAGTTATTTCTGCTTCTGCCTTTAATGATGACGGCAGGCGGCTGCTGGAAGGTCTTAAACTTAAAGGGTGGGTGGCGGAGAAAGCGATAGCCATGATTATCCAAGAGGCGGCAAGGGCAGGGTTTTTCCAGCCGGACCAGGAGAATACGGTAATTCTGGGAGTTTCGCCTGGGGGAGCCGAACAGGAATGGGTTGAAAAAGTAGAGAGAAAACTTAGAAATACCGCAAGGCAAACGGTGGAAGAAATACAGGTAGATGCTCTGGTAGAAACTGTGCGCCTAACTTCAGAAGATCGAGCTCAAGCCAGGAAATTAGGCCTTTCCCCGGGGAAATACGCTATCTTTATGGAAGCCGTGGCCTCCGGCCTAAAGGTAACGGTTGAAGATATGCGGGAGAAAAGTGTGGCCCATGCCATTAAAGAGGCCGGGGGTAAAGTGGGCGAGGTTATGAGGCGGGCCCACTGGAAGAAGAATTTTCACCGGATGATCAATAAAAAAGATACCGGGCACGATAATGGCGCGAGCACGGAACCGGAAGGTTTTCCGCCAAAAAGCAACTACGGGACGAATGATGATTTGGGGCAGCAGAATAACCTAATGGGGCCGTATCAGACCAAACCGGCGGCAGGTAAACACGTTTACTCTCCTGGCCGAGGAAGGCCCGCTTCTCCGGAGCTTGAAAAAGTTCAGAAGAGAAGACTGAAGCAGCGTCCCCCCAAATTCGGTAGCAAGCAGAAAGTTAACCACCAATAG